CGTTGATAAGGGATAAACCGCGCAATATTTTCCCCAACTAAAACCTTCATCTCGGCAGTATAAAACGTGTGTTCAGCCGCAGAGTGTGGACAAATCTTATATGAGCCTTTAAAAAAGATCTATTGAGCGCCACCATAATTAACCATAATCTGCTCTATACAATCCATCCAGTGTATGGTTCCGGAAAAAGGTGTAGTAGTAAGAATTGGCCTGGCCTACCTCTCGGTGTGAAAAGAGAAGCCCTTGAGAAGTCGGAATGTGGAAAGGTCATGATACCTAATTGGATTGATATCTCAATGCCTCTGTATCCGGGAATGGTTCAAAGACCCGAAGACCCACCTTTTCAGATGGAACGGGTGAGGGACAGGAAAAATGGGGAAAAATTTCATATCTCCAAAATCTCAATGAGTTCTCATGCCGGAACGCACATTGGTGCTCCGGTGACATGTGGAAATTCTTTTCACGATAATGAACAAACAGAGTTCTCAGCAACAATCGGTCTGGCCAAAGTGATTGAGATTCAAGATAAGAATTCTATAAAAGCGGAAGAACTCAAAAAACACCGGATCTATTCGCATGATCGGATTCTCCTGAAAATACGAAATTCGGCATCTGACTGGGACTCTGGACATCCCCATGAAAATACGATTTTTCTTGACCGAACTGCCGCGGCATGGCTTGCCGAACGGCGGGTGAGCACCGTCGGAATTGATGCGCTGTTCATTGGAGGGAAACACGAAAGTGAGATTGCACGCCTGCTTATTCAAGCCGGGATTGTCATCATTGAGGGACTCGAATTTTCCCGAGTGAAACCGGGCGAGTATATGCTCATCTGTTTACCCTTAAAAATTCCAAAGGGAGATGGTGCTCCAGCCAGGGCCATTCTCCAACCGGTTCGGTGAGGGTGAGGAAGGTTTTTGAGTAAGTGGCTCATGCCGATGAAGGGTTATCCATTCCTGAAGAACGGAAGGATCAGGATGTTTATGAATGGCTTCTGTGACACATATGTAAGTTCGGTGCCTCCACCCCTTTTGCCGAACTTGGCTCCCTCCGATGCCTGACATCCAACAGAAGGTACCCTCGGAATCCGAACATGAGGGTTCCTCTCCACCTCTTTCATCCACATTCGAAGCTGGCCATCTATCCCAATTATTTCAGGGACCGATCAATATCCGGTCCATTGCCCTCACCGGATTGTTTCTGTATGCCTCACTCATGGTGATGTATGTGGCCAAAGCCATTATGCTCCCTGTGTTCGTGGCTTTATTTCTGAATCTCTTGTTAGCTCCTCTTGTGCGGGGAGTTGAAAAAATTTATATTCCCGCGCCCCTGGCGGCTGGGGGGATCCTTCTCGTATTAATCAGTACTCTGACGTTTGGAATTATCCAGTTGTCGACTCCTGCTTCTCTCTGGCTGGACCGTGCCCCGGAAGCCTTAGAACAGGTAGAGCGTAAAATTCGGACCATCAAAAGCTCGGTCCTGGAAATGGGGAAGGCGACCCAAGCGCTGGAGCATATGGCGAGTCTTTCGGAATCCCGGAAAGCGCAAAGAATTGAGGTGAAAACCGACAGTTTGGGAGGACTCTTGATTGATTGGACCACGGAATTTATTCTGGGGCTGGTCTCAACCATGATTTTACTGTATTTTTTCCTTGCCTCCGGCGATTTATTTCTGGAAAAACTCGTAAAAGTTCTTCCACGATTTTCAGATAAACGACGAGCGGTGGAAATTGTCCGTGGAATAGAAGGAAATATCTCCAGTTACCTTGTCACGGTGACGAGTGTGAATGTCGGTCTTGCGCTGGTGACCAGTTTTGCCATGTATCTGCTCGGCATGCCTAATCCGTATTTATGGGGAGCGATGGCGGGTATTCTGAATTTCATCCCTTATGTGGGTAGTATTATTGGTTTAGGCGCGGTGACATTGGCAGCGACCATCACCTTTGATCATATGAACATTGTGGCTATGGTGTCCGGGACCTATCTATTGCTGACGGCTATTGAAGGAAATTTTATCACACCCCATTTATTGGGACGAAAATTGACATTAAACCCTGTGATAATTTTGGTGAGTGTCTTGTTCTGGGGCTGGTTGTGGGGAGCCGTCGGGGCGCTACTCGCTGTCCCCTTTGTCGCATCCCTTAAAATTATTTGCGATCAAATCGAGCCGCTCAATCCCATTGGAGAATTTTTAAGTCGTTAAGTTTACAATAGTTAGGGCCAAATTTCTGTCTGGCTACGCGGATTAAGGCGGGATGATGAATTCCAATGATCTCGCGACAAGGTAAGTGACTCATGCCGGCTTGGGTATCAAATTGGTTGAATAAACTCCGTGCGAGTCTCTGGCTCATACCCACTTGCATGGCCATTGCCGCGATTTTCCTCTCATTGGCCGTTCCGTATCTCGACGTGTTCTTTTCTCCCAAGAAAATTGACTCTCTTCAATGGCTGAGCAATATGGGACCGGAAGGGGCGATGACTCTGCTTTCGACCATTGCCGGTTCCATGATTACCATTGCCGGTGTCGTGTTTTCCATCACAATTGTGGCCCTGACCCTGGCTTCGGGACAATTCGGTCCACGTCTGTTAGGGAATTTTTTGCGAGATCGGGGTAATCAAGTAGTGCTGGGAACGTTTGTGGCGACATTCCTGTATTGTCTGCTCGTTTTGCGAACCATCCATATGGATCCCAATGGCTATACCCCCTATTGGGGAACGTTGGTGGGCCTTATTTTGGCCGTGTGCAGCCTAGGGGTATTGATTTATTTCATGCATCATATTGCCGTTTCCATTCAGGCCCCGAATTTGATCGCTGCGGTTTATGGGGAATTGGAAGAAGACCTGACCAGACTTTTTCCAGAACGTTTAGGAATGGAGGAGGAGAATGAAGCGAACAAAACCCGTATTCCCTCTATCATGTCAAGGATAGAAAAAGAGGGAATGGAAATTCAGGCCGAAATTGGGGGGTATCTTCAGGCAATTGAAAATGATGCACTGATGCAAATTGCTCGTGAACAGAATTTAGTGATATTTCTTCATTATCGGCCAGGGCACTTTATCACCAAGGGAGCATCATTAGCCAAGGTGCTGGCCCTCGGGCCGATGGCAGATGTCGTAACACAACATATTAACAAGCAAATGATTTGTGGATCCAACCGAACCCAGGAACAAGATATTGAGTTTTCCGTGCTTCAACTTGTCGAAGTGGCGGTGAGGGCACTTTCTCCTGGAATTAATGATCCGTTCACTTGCATTCAATGTATTGATCACCTCAGCGCGATTTTATGCCAGCTTGGGCAAAGAAAGTTTCCTTCTCCTTTCCGGTACGATCCTGAGGGAGTTCTTCGTGTGATTGCTCCGTCTGTCACGTTTGAAGGCGTCATGAATGCGGCTTTTAATCAAATCCGACAACACGGAAAAGGCAATGTGGCGGTGATCATCTGTCTGTTGGAAGGTTTGGGGCGAATAGGTGAAACCCTGGAACGAAATGAGGATCGTGTGGCAATCCTTTGTCATGTCGAAATGGTCCAAAGAGGGAGCCGGGAATCCATCCAGGAAAAAAATGATTTAGAGGCCGTGGAGGATCGGTGCCGCCAGGTCATGGCCTCGTTAAGTATGGGAGAAAGCCGGAGTTCCCTTTTGATGGATAAAATATTGCATATCCTTCCCTAACTGTGTCTTTCACTCCTGCTCCTGGGACCATTGAGATGGCCCATTTTAGCCCTCCGGTTCATAATTCGTCGATTAAGACTTTCGGATTTCCCAGCATGGTTTTTCTGTAACGTTTGGAAAGCTGCCAGGAAACTTCCTCTCCTTTGACACCCAAACCTTAAATGACTGGAAACGCTCTGAGGCAGATGTTTGACTTTTCAAGGAGGCTGATGAAAATTTTGTACATTGTCTTAGAAACCCCAGAAAGTGGTTAATGAATTCATAGGAGAATTTCTACTTATGGTTATTCGAAATCAGGTGCCTGGCCCATTCCTCAATAAACATTAAGGTAAAAGGAAAAGTATGTTGAAACCGTTATTAGAAATGCGAGGCTATGGATTGCGAGCCATCGATAAAGACCTGGGAAGCGTCGATGATTTTTATTTTGACGACCGCTTGTGGGAAATACGGTATCTCGTGGCGGATACAGGAAATTGGCTTCCCGGAAGAAATGTGCTCATCAGCCCTGAGGCTCTTGAACCGTCTAATTGGGAGGATAAGGTCTTTCCCCTGACGCTGACTTCAACGGAAATTGAAGATAGTCCGGGTATAGAAACCGACCTGCCATTTTCCCTTCAAAAAGAAAAGGAATTACGCCTGTTTTTTAAATGGAGAGAATATTGGGACGATGATATTTTCATCCAACCTTCCGGTTTCACACCGATGAGTGTTCCCGGCGGGGAAGCCATCGAACCTGTGCTCAAAGATGGAAGGAACTTATCCGGCAAATTGAATGGAAACCCCCATTTGCGATCTGCGAATGAGGTTCAGGGGTATTACATCGGGGCCATGGACGGAGAGATCGGCCATGTGGACGATTTCATCGTGGACGATACCTCATGGCAAATCCGATATTTAATTGTGGATACCCATAACTGGCTGCCGGGGAAAAAGGTTCTCATGGCACACGAATGGGTCAGTTCTATCGATTGGAATAAACAAACTGTTGCGGTAGATATGACTCGAGACACCATTGAAAAAAGCCCTGAGTATGACCCCAACCAGCCCATCAATAGAGAATATGAAGTTAGAATGTATGAATTTTATGGTAAACCCCACGACTGGGAATGAATGAAATGCAGGACACCTTCAAGGCCTTTAACAAATGGAGCCGTCAATGCGAAATACCATTATGACCATTCCGTTGCCCACCGCTCTCGTTGGATTGGGTTTGTACTGGTTATGTAAAAGTTCCTCGGAAAGTTCTGTCGGGACCCTGAGATCCGATGGAACTCAATCTTTTCCTTGGCGTAAGCAGGGAGATGACCATCTGCCTATGGAAGAACAAGTCAAAGAGAGATTACACGATGCGAAGGATACCGTTGAGGGCCATATGACGGAGTGGAAGGATCAGGCGAGGCAACAGGCTTACGAATGGAAAAAAGAGACCGAACAAAAAATGGAAAATGTAAAGGGATACTTAACAGAGAAAGGGACGGTTGCCCGAGGAGAATTGACTCAGCTTTTGGATAATTATCCCCTCGCTGTCGGTGCAGGTATGGTCGCGCTCGGCGTAGCCGTCGCAGCGGCGATACCCGTGAGTCGAAAAGAAAACCAATGGATGGGACCTTCCCGAGAAAAAATGGTGGAATCTGTAAAGACGGCAGTTCGGTCGACGGCCGAAGATGTGACACAGAAAGCTGGAACCATCGCGGAGAAGGTATTGCAGAATACAGAACACTCAGCTTCATAAAACTCAAATACTCAATATTTTCATGGCATCATGAAGAAAGGAAATGCATGAATGTTTATGTCAAAAGAATTTTGATGCTTGCATGTTTTGCCGGATCTCTATTTTTTGTCGTGGGTTGTGAACAAGAAGGTCCTGCGGAACGAGCAGGCGAAAGCGTAGATGAATCAATGGAGAAAGCGGGAGAAAAGATGGAACAGGCCGGAGAAAATATTCAGGATTCGGCCAATTAGAAAACTCTTACTAAGGACGAGGGAATCATTGTCTCCATTTTTCCTCATTTGGAAGAAATTTTGTCCATTGTATAACACGTCTTGTAATGGCGACACTGACTCATGAAATCGGTAAGGTGCGGGAGAGAGGCATATGTGATGGAAATTCAAAATTTTTCTATACCCTGACGGAAAGGAGAAATGATGACCACTGCCAATGCTAAAAAATGTGCTCACCCTGCCTGTACTTGTGAAGCCCCTCCAGGAAAAGAGTTTTGTTCCGAAAATTGCTCATCTTCTCAACCTTCTAAAGGCGGAAAATGTCAGTGCGGACATTCCGGATGTGGGCACGAAGGTTAACGGCACGCATGCTCAAAGGACGAACATCAGTCGTGTTCTCTGGGATATAGCGGAAATTTTAAAAATATGATGGAGGCGAACATGAATACCCCCAGGCAATATATGAAATGGTTGCTGAATATAAAACTTATGATGACATTGTCTGTCCTGATGGGGGTTCCGGGATTCGCTTTTGGTAGTGATCTCACAGGACACATCCCTGAACACGACCGTTCGGGGACGACTCCATTACAGGGAGACCGTCAACTAGATGAAGGTCATCGAATTATTCAAGGGGTAGTAGAGGAAGTGAACGAAAATACGTTACGGGTGGATGCGGGTGAGGCTGGAGAGTTAGCCCCCCGATACCTGAATTTGAGTAATTCCGAGAAGAATGATGATTTCAAAGTAGGTGACACGGTTCAGATCGAAGTTAACGCCCAAAATAAGGTCGTAGGTTATCAACCGGTTCACAAAAATGGAGCGAAGCCTTAATTCGCCGTGACCTGAGCTCGAAACGGGGAATGCACACACCCTCAATAGTGGGCATACAAGTCATTCCCGATTGAACAAAACATTCCGCCCTTTTTGGAAGGGAACAAAGGAGAATTCCATATGTTAAGTTGGGCCATTACATTTCTAGTCATTGCTCTGATTGCAGGAGTGGTCGGCTTAACCGGCGTAGCCGGTACAGCGACCAACATTGCCTGGGTGTTATTTGTCGTATTTTTGATAATTTTTGCCTTGAGTTTTATTACGGGAAAAAGACCTCCGGCCTAGCAGGAGAATTGATGGGGATGAATCCCGTCATTGATCAGAAGCGGGATGTTTTGCGGTTGCGACACGATTGAATCTGACTGCAGAAAGTTTTCTACAAAAGAACCATCGAAACGTAAGCCAGGGAATAGGTGGTTGGAATCATGATCATTACCCCTGACGATGTCTTTCGAACTGCAATGATTTTCCACTTTCAGGAAAAAGGACTGTGCCTTTTCTAGACCGGAACATAGACAGGATGTGAATTCACTGGTGGAAAAACATGCCCCGGACGTCATTAGCCTGGACATGTCCATTGCCGATCCCAATGGGGCAACCTCCTGAAAGATCTGCGTGCCACAGGTTTCGGCGGAAAAATAATCGTGATCAGTGGACCCTCCAATCGCCCATTAATAGTCAACATGCATCATCAGAAGGTCGATCAAGCCATGCGGAGAACTCCAACTGATCCTATTGGCCCTTTTATCGATCAACTGAAAAGCATAATCCAAGTGATGTTCCGTGAGGAAGTAACCAGAAAACCCTATGAGAATTAGGGTGAACGGTTTTTTTATATTTTTATAATTTTTATAATTGATAACGGGAATAGAAAAGGATTCAGTGATATGGCAAGGCCAATTTGGAAAGGGCACATTACCTTTGGCCTTGTCACCATTCCTGTTGTCGTTCATTCAGCGGAAAAACAATTTGACTTGCATTTCCGATTGTTGGATAGCCGGAATCATGCCAGGGTCCGGTATGAACGCGTGAACGAGGAGACGGGTGAAGAGGTTCCATGGCAGGACATTGTGAAAGGGTTTGAATATGAAGAGGGTCGGTATGTTCTTTTAAATGATGCCGATTTCGAAAAAGTTGCCATTGAAGTGAATAAATCAGTTGAAATCGAAAATTTTGTTAACGGAAAGGATATCGGTTACGAATATTTTGATAAGCCCTATTATCTTGTTCCCGATAAAAAGGGTGAAAAAGTCTATGTGCTGTTACGGGAAGTGCTTCGGCGGAGTGGCAAAGTCGGGATTGCCAAAGTCGTTATCCGAACACGCCAGTATTTAGCCGCCCTTATTCCTCAAGGACATGTTCTGGTGCTGGAGCTTCTGCGATTTCATCAGGAAATCCGTAATGTGAAAGAATTGGATGTGCCTGAAGCGGGCGTGAAATCCTACAAAATTTCGGAAAAGGAATTGACGTTGGCCCAACAGTTGGTGGAATCCATGAGCACTAAGTGGGAACCCCAGCGCTACCAGGATGATTACCGTGATGCCTTGTTGAAATGGATCGAAAAGAAATCGAAAAGTGCCCAGTCACGAACATCCATACCCCCTGTCGCAAAAGAAGAGAAAACAGGTTCAGGAAAAGTCGTTGATATCATGTCCTTATTAAAGAAAAGCGTTCAGAAGGCCCAACCCTCCGGTCGAGCCAAAAAACGCAAATCCTCCTCCCCTCGAAAATCCCGTAAGGCCAGTTAAAGTTCCATTCACCGTGAATTGCCGGCCTGACTGAGCAGAAAGGTCTTTGTTTCAGTTTTTTCAGGACTCAGACCCTCAAAGCTGCTCGCAGGGTGTCACAAACATGGGATTAAAGGAATATCAGGGTAAACGGCAATTTGGGAAAACCCCGGAACCTCGTGGGACGACCTCCCGGAATAAGGGGTCTTCGTTTGTTGTCCATAAGCATGCGGCAAGCCGGTTGCATTACGATTTCAGGCTTGAGCTGGACGGTGTGTTAAAAAGTTGGGCGGTTCCGAAAGGTCCCAGTTTAAATCCTTCCCTCAAGCGTCTGGCCGTTCATGTTGAGGATCACCCCGTCGAATATGGATCCTTCGAAGGAACCATCCCCAAGGAAGAGTACGGAGGAGGGACGGTGATGGTGTGGGATCGTGGCCAATGGGTGCCACAGGAAAATCCGCGACACGCGTATGACCGGGGACGATTGAAATTTCAATTGCAAGGAAACAAGCTGAAGGGAGGATGGAGTTTGGTTCGGATGGGAGGAGCCAAAGCCAAGGATGAAAAAAACTGGTTATTGATCAAAGAAAAGGATAAGGAAGCCCTCCAAGGGACACAGCCCGATATCATTGACACGGCTCCCCGGAGTGTGGCCACCAAGCGAACATTGGAGGACATTGCCGTGGGGACTGAGGAAAACAGCAAAAAAAAACATCCTTCCCCAATGAAGTCAGGCAACAAAACCGCCAAAAGTCGTTCCTCCCGCACCATCTCACGCAAGAAGACCACCGGACAATCCCGCGCCTTTGACCCATCCAAGCTTCCCTCCGCGGTGTCCGGGTCGCAACCGGCCACCTTTCGTCCTCAATTGGCAACACTGGTCAAGTCAGCTCCGACGGGAGACGATTGGCTTCATGAAATAAAATTTGATGGATACCGTCTTGTCAGTGTGGTGAAAGACGCCCGGATTCACCTGTTTACCCGGAACGGAAAGGACTGGACCAAGAAATTCCCTGGTATCGCAAACGCCTTGGCCCAATTGCCGGTGCGGCAGGCGATTCTAGATGGGGAATTGGTGGTCCTTCGTCCTGACGGAATTTCCGATTTCCAGGCTTTGCAAACTGTGCTGAAAGGGGAAACTTCCGATCCTCTTGTGTATTACGTGTTTGATCTTCCTTATTGCGAAGGGTATAACCTCTGCCGCACGCCCCTTCTCAAACGCAAGGGACTGCTATGGGAATTGATTAAGTGCCTGCCCGAGGCGGCCGCGTTTCATCTGCGATACAGCGACCACATCCAGGGTCAGGGAGAGCGGTCGTTCGAGCATGCCTGTCGAAAGGCTCTCGAGGGAATTATTTCCAAACATGCGATGAGCCCGTATCGTCAAACCCGCTCGAAGCAGTGGGTCAAGGTCAAATGCCATCACCGGCAGGAATTGGTCATCGGTGGGTATACCAATCCTTCGGGTTCCAGAATGTTTTTTGGAGCTCTGCTGCTGGGATATTATGATCAGGAAGGCCAATTACAGTATGCCGGACGGGTGGGAACGGGGTTTACGCAACAACGCCTTGCACGCATTCATGCCCTCTTGTCCAAACGTCATCAAGCGAGTCCCCCCTTTTTCCGGTTACCCAACGACCGCGGGCTCAAAACGGCGCATTGGGTACGCCCGGAATTGGTGGCGGAAGTTGAATTTTTGGAATGGACACGGGAAGGCATTCTGCGCCATCCCTCTTTTCTCGGCCTGCGCGAGGACAAATCAGTCAGAGACATCAGAAAAGAAAGTCCGACACCCTTGAAAGAGATCGTTCCCAAACCTTCCACATCCTCACGCGGTCGTAAAACTTCCAGGCGGGGTCATTCCCATCCGCGGGTGGAAATGGCCCTCACGCATCCGGATAAGATTCTTTATCCCCAACAGGGCATTACCAAAGGGGATCTCGCAGAATTCTACCAACACATCGCGGATTGGGTGTTGCCGCATGTGGCGGGACGGCCGCTCACGCTGGTGCGCTGCCCGCAAGGACATCAGAAAAAATGTTTTTACCAAAAGCATGGCTCCGGGTCTTTGTCGGAAAGCATCAGAACAATTCTCATAGAAGAAAAGGGCAGCAAAGAGGATAATTCCTATTTAGTGATCGATGATGTCCGGGGACTGATCGCGCTCGTGCAGATGGGGGTGCTGGAGATGCATCCATGGGGATGCCTGGAGGATCGAGTGGACCGGCCTGACCGGTTGGTGTTCGATCTGGATCCCGGACCCGGGGTCAAGTGGGAACAGTTGATCGAGGGGGCGGAACTCTTGCGCCGGAGACTGGAGGAGGATGGAATCGTCAGTTTTGTCAAAACGTCCGGGGGAAAGGGTTTGCACGTGGTGGCGCCCCTTGTCCGCCGGGCCAGCTGGGATGAGCTGAAACAGTATACCCGCAGGCTGGCGACAGAAACGGCAGAGCGACAGCCTTCCGCGTTTGTGGCCAATATGAGTAAGGCCAAGCGGAAGGGAAAAATTTTTATCGATTACCTCAGAAACGGATTCGGCTCAACGTCCATCGCGACCTACGGCGTTCGTGCCTTGTCCGGAGCGCCTGTTTCGACTCCGATCAGCTGGAAGGAATTACCCTCCCTATCCGGGCCGCAGGCCTATACGCTCAAGACGCTTCCGGATCGGCTGAATGCCCTCAAACGTGATCCCTGGGAAGAATTCTTTCAACTGCGTCAGTCCATTTCCCGGGCCGTGCTGAATGCGTAGCAGTCCGGTCCGGTAAACGTCCCGCGATTCACAGGAACGCATCCTTCCACGGCAATTCACCCGTTACTATTTCTTGCGGGCGCGTGTTTGTGCCGCTTTTTTTGCGGAAGCGGATTTCGCGGCTGATGATCGTGAAGCTGAAGCTTTGCCGCCTAACTTTCCGCCTTTCTTCGCTGGAGCGGTATTGGTGGCTTTTCCGCGT
Above is a window of Candidatus Nitrospira neomarina DNA encoding:
- a CDS encoding cyclase family protein, with translation MPLYPGMVQRPEDPPFQMERVRDRKNGEKFHISKISMSSHAGTHIGAPVTCGNSFHDNEQTEFSATIGLAKVIEIQDKNSIKAEELKKHRIYSHDRILLKIRNSASDWDSGHPHENTIFLDRTAAAWLAERRVSTVGIDALFIGGKHESEIARLLIQAGIVIIEGLEFSRVKPGEYMLICLPLKIPKGDGAPARAILQPVR
- a CDS encoding AI-2E family transporter, with protein sequence MPDIQQKVPSESEHEGSSPPLSSTFEAGHLSQLFQGPINIRSIALTGLFLYASLMVMYVAKAIMLPVFVALFLNLLLAPLVRGVEKIYIPAPLAAGGILLVLISTLTFGIIQLSTPASLWLDRAPEALEQVERKIRTIKSSVLEMGKATQALEHMASLSESRKAQRIEVKTDSLGGLLIDWTTEFILGLVSTMILLYFFLASGDLFLEKLVKVLPRFSDKRRAVEIVRGIEGNISSYLVTVTSVNVGLALVTSFAMYLLGMPNPYLWGAMAGILNFIPYVGSIIGLGAVTLAATITFDHMNIVAMVSGTYLLLTAIEGNFITPHLLGRKLTLNPVIILVSVLFWGWLWGAVGALLAVPFVASLKIICDQIEPLNPIGEFLSR
- a CDS encoding DUF2254 domain-containing protein → MPAWVSNWLNKLRASLWLIPTCMAIAAIFLSLAVPYLDVFFSPKKIDSLQWLSNMGPEGAMTLLSTIAGSMITIAGVVFSITIVALTLASGQFGPRLLGNFLRDRGNQVVLGTFVATFLYCLLVLRTIHMDPNGYTPYWGTLVGLILAVCSLGVLIYFMHHIAVSIQAPNLIAAVYGELEEDLTRLFPERLGMEEENEANKTRIPSIMSRIEKEGMEIQAEIGGYLQAIENDALMQIAREQNLVIFLHYRPGHFITKGASLAKVLALGPMADVVTQHINKQMICGSNRTQEQDIEFSVLQLVEVAVRALSPGINDPFTCIQCIDHLSAILCQLGQRKFPSPFRYDPEGVLRVIAPSVTFEGVMNAAFNQIRQHGKGNVAVIICLLEGLGRIGETLERNEDRVAILCHVEMVQRGSRESIQEKNDLEAVEDRCRQVMASLSMGESRSSLLMDKILHILP
- a CDS encoding PRC-barrel domain-containing protein; this translates as MLKPLLEMRGYGLRAIDKDLGSVDDFYFDDRLWEIRYLVADTGNWLPGRNVLISPEALEPSNWEDKVFPLTLTSTEIEDSPGIETDLPFSLQKEKELRLFFKWREYWDDDIFIQPSGFTPMSVPGGEAIEPVLKDGRNLSGKLNGNPHLRSANEVQGYYIGAMDGEIGHVDDFIVDDTSWQIRYLIVDTHNWLPGKKVLMAHEWVSSIDWNKQTVAVDMTRDTIEKSPEYDPNQPINREYEVRMYEFYGKPHDWE
- a CDS encoding DUF1328 domain-containing protein, whose product is MLSWAITFLVIALIAGVVGLTGVAGTATNIAWVLFVVFLIIFALSFITGKRPPA
- the ku gene encoding non-homologous end joining protein Ku, which encodes MARPIWKGHITFGLVTIPVVVHSAEKQFDLHFRLLDSRNHARVRYERVNEETGEEVPWQDIVKGFEYEEGRYVLLNDADFEKVAIEVNKSVEIENFVNGKDIGYEYFDKPYYLVPDKKGEKVYVLLREVLRRSGKVGIAKVVIRTRQYLAALIPQGHVLVLELLRFHQEIRNVKELDVPEAGVKSYKISEKELTLAQQLVESMSTKWEPQRYQDDYRDALLKWIEKKSKSAQSRTSIPPVAKEEKTGSGKVVDIMSLLKKSVQKAQPSGRAKKRKSSSPRKSRKAS
- the ligD gene encoding DNA ligase D, which codes for MGLKEYQGKRQFGKTPEPRGTTSRNKGSSFVVHKHAASRLHYDFRLELDGVLKSWAVPKGPSLNPSLKRLAVHVEDHPVEYGSFEGTIPKEEYGGGTVMVWDRGQWVPQENPRHAYDRGRLKFQLQGNKLKGGWSLVRMGGAKAKDEKNWLLIKEKDKEALQGTQPDIIDTAPRSVATKRTLEDIAVGTEENSKKKHPSPMKSGNKTAKSRSSRTISRKKTTGQSRAFDPSKLPSAVSGSQPATFRPQLATLVKSAPTGDDWLHEIKFDGYRLVSVVKDARIHLFTRNGKDWTKKFPGIANALAQLPVRQAILDGELVVLRPDGISDFQALQTVLKGETSDPLVYYVFDLPYCEGYNLCRTPLLKRKGLLWELIKCLPEAAAFHLRYSDHIQGQGERSFEHACRKALEGIISKHAMSPYRQTRSKQWVKVKCHHRQELVIGGYTNPSGSRMFFGALLLGYYDQEGQLQYAGRVGTGFTQQRLARIHALLSKRHQASPPFFRLPNDRGLKTAHWVRPELVAEVEFLEWTREGILRHPSFLGLREDKSVRDIRKESPTPLKEIVPKPSTSSRGRKTSRRGHSHPRVEMALTHPDKILYPQQGITKGDLAEFYQHIADWVLPHVAGRPLTLVRCPQGHQKKCFYQKHGSGSLSESIRTILIEEKGSKEDNSYLVIDDVRGLIALVQMGVLEMHPWGCLEDRVDRPDRLVFDLDPGPGVKWEQLIEGAELLRRRLEEDGIVSFVKTSGGKGLHVVAPLVRRASWDELKQYTRRLATETAERQPSAFVANMSKAKRKGKIFIDYLRNGFGSTSIATYGVRALSGAPVSTPISWKELPSLSGPQAYTLKTLPDRLNALKRDPWEEFFQLRQSISRAVLNA